GTTTTTTCGCGTGGAAGCAACGACCGGCTGGGCATTATTCCGATCAGGATCAAGGAAATGGCGAAGGCGGCGGGGCAGAATCGGCTTCGATTGCCATCCCGGCATGCCTATCATGGAGCTCATATGCAAACCATTCACCCTGTTCATTCCTGCGATCGTCCGACCGCTGAGGCTCTCTATCCCTTCGATGCCCGTGGTATTGCCAAGCGTTTCCGTCATGCCGCCATTTTTGGGGCACTCGATGCGCTGCAGGTCGGTGAAACCATGCGTTTCTGCAACGACCACGATCCCTTGCCGCTGCTCGCCCAGTTGCAGGCCCGTTATGGCGCTCATCTCAGCATCGAATACCAGCAGCGTGAAGCAGGTGCCATCGTCATCGATTTTTCTGTGGTTGGCTGAGTGATTGTCACGGCGAGCCTGACCCTGCTTTCGCTGCTGTGCAGCGCCGTTCTGGCGCTGAGCGGATGGGGCTCGCCGTTGGCGGTCGCGCATCTGGCCTTTGCCGTCGGCATCGTGCCGCTGATATTTGCCGCCATGATGCATTTTGTTCCAGTGCTCACGCGTACCGGCGAGCCGGATCGGCGTCTGGCACAGTTGCCTATGGCGGCCCAGATCAGCGGATTGCTGGCAGTAGCGGCGATGCAGGGCTGGCTGCCCTATGGTGGCGTCTATCTGGCGGCTGCGGCCGATCTCTTGTTCGCCGCCATCCTGCTCAACTGGATCGCGCGTCGGGCCCGCGCCGCGCTCGGTTCGCCACATCCCGGCTGGCGTTGGTACGCGACAGCCCTTGGCTGCCTGATGCTGGCCCTCATGGCCATCCTTCTGATACCGTTCTGGCCCTCCTATTGGCGGGTGTTGCGGATTTTCCATCTGCATCTCAATACCCTGGGCCTGGTTGGTCTTGCCGCACTGGGCACTTTGCCAGTGCTGTTGCCAACCGCCCTCGGACAGGCTGACCCCGAAGCCGGGAGCTGGTTGCGCCGTCGCTTGTGGCTGGTGACCTCCGGTGCCCTCATGGTGGCGACTGGTGCCGCCATCGCCTGGCCCTTTGCCGCCCCCGGTACGGCGCTCATGCTGGTCGCCGGGCTTGGTCTGCTCGGCCAATGGAGTCGCCGCTTTGGCCTCTGGCCGTTGTTCCGTGATGGCGTCACGGCATCGCTGCTGGCCGCAGTCATCGGTTTGATGGTGACCCTGGCCGCCGGTTTGCTGCATGGTGCCGGGCTGATTGCGACACGGCCATCCCTACT
The DNA window shown above is from Dechloromonas sp. HYN0024 and carries:
- a CDS encoding DUF2249 domain-containing protein; translation: MQTIHPVHSCDRPTAEALYPFDARGIAKRFRHAAIFGALDALQVGETMRFCNDHDPLPLLAQLQARYGAHLSIEYQQREAGAIVIDFSVVG